The Rhizobium jaguaris nucleotide sequence TATGTTCTGGTTCGTTTGCAAGGCTGCTCCAGAGCAGTGCCGAGGCCATGGAAATTCTTCGTATTGCAGACGAACTGCAATCCAATTTCGCAGAAAATTCGAGCTTTTTGCTGACAGGGGTATCAAGCAGTTCGCAGAGTTGCTTGGTAACCAGGGATCTGCCAAACGCTATAGCGGTGTGCCGCCGCCCCTCTTGAAAACGAATTCGTTCAATCGTCGACAGGTCTCCTACAAAAGCCTCGTCAGGTCCGTATTCGTGGCGCTGTGAGCCGGTGTAGACATCGAATCCACCTGCATGCGGAAGATAAATCGCAAAGACCTCCGGCGGTTCGAGGAGTTTAGCTTGCATGCCAAAACGGCATGTTCCGGACCAAATCTGGAACGCTCCAGTGGCATAGTGACTCCCTTCAATCGCGATGCCCTTGCGCCGAGTCAGGGGTTCGATGAGGACGCCAGTCGAAAATCTTGCATAGTGTTCAGACAGCGTCTGCGCGTCAATATTCTCGAACTGAAACCTAGAGATACCTGAGGGCTTTTTATGCGGCACAGTGGGTTCCATCCTAGGCGCTCTCAATAACCGCAGCCGATTGCGTGTCCACGGATACCAATATTTCTATCGCAGGGGTATTTCCTTGAAGTGATTTCTTTTCATCGATTTTCATGCAAGAGCCCGAGGTCGATTGTACGTCACAGTGTTTTCTTCGACAGTCAGTCGATCAGGTTGCGATAAGGTCTTTCGGGTGCCGCAAATGTCGTCGCGGTGCCCGAAAGACCTTACCGCGAAACCGGCGGCTGATCTTAAGGCCTGGCTTGAACCTTCGACCGCTGTCACTCACTGCAGTTCGCAAACAACAGCCTGTCGAACTTGAACTGCCGCGAGGTGGCGGACGGCCAACAAAACGTCGACCTGGCCGAAAGACAGCCGTACTGCAGCAAGCGTCGCAACTGTGGCACGAGGGCGGGGCAAGAGCATCCAGCCTATATCACTTGCCTTGTGCCCTGGCCTGGTCGCGAATCTGGGACAAACTCATCTTCGGAGTGAGCGCTTCCGGATCGATTCTAATCTCGATAAGCGCGGGCTTCCCGGACGCGTCGCTCCGCTCGAACGCTGCCGCGAACTCCTCCGTCGCTTCGACAGTTTCCGCGTGCAGCCCATAGGACCGCGCCATCGAGGCGAAATCGGGGTTGGTCAACATCGTGCCGGACACGCGGCCGGGATAGTTCCGCTCCTGATGCATGCGGATCGTGCCGTACATGCCGTTGTTGATGACGAGGAAAATCACCCGCGCGTCATATTGCATGGCTGTCGCGATCTCCTGTCCATTCATCAGGAAGCAGCCGTCTCCGGCAAAGGCGACCACGGTGCGTTTGCGATCCGTGAGCTTGGCGGCGATCGCCGCCGGCACGCCATAGCCCATGGATC carries:
- a CDS encoding AraC family transcriptional regulator, which gives rise to MEPTVPHKKPSGISRFQFENIDAQTLSEHYARFSTGVLIEPLTRRKGIAIEGSHYATGAFQIWSGTCRFGMQAKLLEPPEVFAIYLPHAGGFDVYTGSQRHEYGPDEAFVGDLSTIERIRFQEGRRHTAIAFGRSLVTKQLCELLDTPVSKKLEFSAKLDCSSSAIRRISMASALLWSSLANEPEHIASVKFTEHLFQSLALLLLAVVPHNYSVNLGRPLSPAIPRQVKRAVDFMVSNVSMEITIGDLVRECGCSARSLNAGFLQFKGISPLQYLRQIRLDAVRKDLINAKNQSTISQTAQRWGFTHMGRFAALYRQAFGESPSETVRSSGMRLPRP